One window of Penaeus chinensis breed Huanghai No. 1 chromosome 3, ASM1920278v2, whole genome shotgun sequence genomic DNA carries:
- the LOC125045253 gene encoding serine/threonine-protein phosphatase 6 regulatory ankyrin repeat subunit B-like yields MVNTGAGGAAAAAEGGKEGAIARTRSSVFRRALSTVGIVSKEERLLAASDSGEVSAVSTLLSGGADVNWQNDQGESALMYAAWRGHEAVAALLLQHPATHVNLQDSDGWTALMWASRGGHAGVVRLFMVHPDTEPDLGNGAGETALMKASVYGHEEVVKQLVGSYRTTVDKRHPDGSTALLWAAAGGGARCVAALLDAGASLGTQDYDGMDALMWAVSVGQPETTELLVKRGIDLGRKDKIGRSPLLMASETGHVEVASVLVQHDDTDLNALTKDRVTPLMRAAEHGHSAIVNMLCKCHETDVNLQDNQGRTALMFAARAGHADCAYILLHHPSIKPDLADLEGLTPAMMAAFTGHEDVLNAILSHRKASLKHRTRTGFTALLMAARSGQRSVIERLLAHPEVDINESDSQGLTALAWAARNGSGHVIELLQQYELLQPDTADADGLTPLMWAARCNQLLAVKTLLRDARGDTELKDQQGRTALAWAKLLENKEIEQLLTRYAELTTELSDDAVDDASSESSFHTPSRLHQRYNHPVSDMQVDNIGDVVKLLENGPYVNWRQKTGKTSFAWAVASGQPDVVKVFLLVPGLDVNERDEQGHTPLMAAARNGHPEVLRLLLSHENVGYNAVDWRGRTALMVAAEHGQIRALCVLLKCSDVSVNQRDTHGHTALTIAAAAGMVELTNALLRHPSIDVNVRAAGGSTALMLAVRAGNNGVAEILINHKDTDVNLPDDEGDTPLLVAAGHQGAVEVSRRLLQHPRVGVNLRDPHGSTALILAAKNGHLECAKLLMEHPLVDVNLRDGEEKTALIYASMLGREGVVRLLFSHPDVDPNLTCRENGYSSLLLAARHDHPRIVEMLCARKNVQVNKPDDFRTSALMHAVRRHSRPAVEALLDRPDIDINLTDAEGKTPLIRALADGHYDLAMLLLARTDVDVNAHTLENKTALMYAAMFPEGMPALRLMLANAAVELNATDERSCTALLHACKSGNVDAALALVETSGVDLELRDDQGMTPLMWTAMLGFRVIVLALLQVKSLEVNALTPDGLSALGLACEAGQVDVVQQLASHPAVDVNATNSGRTPLVAALERAQHESVRVLLQHPAHSLSRAGVRPPYLPPNLKTMVNLYRNNSQVRHALVLCAPPPSLVVDGVGRAGEGCVAGGGEVASVLLSLPRPFQVIQHVLRRATPQSLSTQVQDFASKIDANAQGAAVLYVSGEILITPAGPALSLPAPSAHATPTNVLLSSLIHALAPAPTLIFLLDAVGVKFAEDLPSDGRSGGAGHALALPPLAHPKMAALAGVSTGKKQVIGSRCTAFSAGCAREIIHGVTLPQLHERVNLFLGQERREENPSSSPRSRAVFVSNMTYEWLF; encoded by the exons agGAGCGTCTGCTGGCGGCGTCCGACAGCGGCGAAGTGTCAGCCGTCAGCACCCTGCTCTCTGGCGGCGCCGACGTCAACTGGCAGAACGACCAGGGGGAGAGCGCCCTCATGTACGCGGCCTGGCGGGGGCACGAGGCGGTGGCGGCCTTGCTGCTGCAGCACCCGGCGACGCACGTCAATCTGCAG GACAGCGACGGGTGGACGGCGCTGATGTGGGCGTCGCGCGGCGGGCACGCGGGCGTCGTGCGGCTGTTCATGGTGCACCCCGACACGGAGCCCGACCTGGGCAACGGCGCGGGCGAGACGGCGCTCATGAAGGCCTCCGTCTACGGCCATGAGGAGGTAGTGAAGCAGCTGGTCGGCTCCTACAGGACCACGGTGGACAAGCGGCACCCCGACGGCTCCACGGCCCTGCTGTGGGCGGCTGCGGGCGGCGGGGCCAGGTGCGTAGCCGCCCTGCTGGACGCGGGCGCTAGCCTGGGCACCCAGGACTACGACGGCATGGACGCGCTCATGTGGGCGGTGTCGGTGGGGCAACCCGAGACGACGGAGCTGCTGGTGAAGCGCGGGATCGACCTCGGCAGGAAGGACAAGATCGGGCGCTCGCCGCTGCTCATGGCCTCCGAGACGGGCCACGTGGAGGTGGCCAGCGTCCTGGTGCAGCACGACGACACGGACCTGAACGCGCTCACCAAGGACCGCGTGACGCCGCTCATGCGCGCCGCCGAGCACGGCCACTCCGCCATCGTCAACATGCTGTGCAAGTGCCACGAGACGGACGTCAACTTGCAGGACAACCAGGGGCGCACGGCGCTCATGTTCGCGGCGCGCGCGGGCCACGCCGACTGCGCCTACATCCTGCTGCACCACCCGAGCATCAAGCCCGACCTAGCCGACCTGGAGGGCCTCACGCCCGCCATGATGGCCGCCTTCACGGGCCACGAGGACGTCCTCAACGCCATCCTGTCGCACCGCAAGGCTTCCCTCAAGCACAGGACGCGCACGGGCTTCACAGCGCTGCTCATGGCGGCGCGCAGCGGCCAGCGCTCAGTGATCGAGCGCCTGCTGGCGCACCCCGAGGTGGACATCAACGAGAGCGACAGCCAGGGGCTGACGGCGCTGGCGTGGGCGGCCAGGAACGGCTCCGGCCACGTGATCGAGCTCCTGCAGCAGTACGAGCTGCTCCAGCCCGACACGGCAGATGCCGACGGCCTCACGCCCCTCATGTGGGCGGCGCGATGCAACCAGCTGCTCGCCGTCAAGACGCTCCTGCGAGACGCGCGCGGCGACACCGAGCTCAAGGACCAGCAAGGGCGCACGGCGCTTGCGTGGGCCAAGCTGCTCGAGAACAAGGAGATCGAGCAGCTGCTGACGCGCTACGCCGAGCTGACGACGGAGCTGTCTGACGACGCCGTCGACGACGCGTCCTCGGAGAGCTCCTTCCACACGCCGTCGCGGCTGCACCAGCGCTACAACCACCCCGTCAGCGACATGCAGGTGGACAACATCGGCGACGTCGTCAAGCTGCTGGAGAACGGCCCGTACGTCAACTGGCGCCAGAAGACCGGAAAGACGTCGTTCGCGTGGGCGGTGGCGAGCGGGCAGCCCGACGTGGTCAAGGTGTTCCTGCTGGTGCCCGGGCTCGACGTCAACGAGCGAGACGAGCAGGGCCACACACCGCTCATGGCCGCCGCCCGCAACGGCCACCCGGAGGTGTTGCGCCTCTTGCTCAGCCACGAGAACGTCGGCTACAACGCGGTGGACTGGCGCGGCCGGACGGCGCTCATGGTGGCGGCGGAGCACGGCCAGATCCGGGCGCTCTGTGTCCTCCTTAAGTGCTCCGACGTCAGCGTCAACCAGCGCGATACCCACGGCCACACCGCCCTCACCATCGCTGCCGCAGCGGGCATGGTCGAGCTCACCAACGCCCTGCTGCGCCACCCGTCCATCGACGTCAACGTCCGGGCGGCCGGCGGGAGCACCGCCCTCATGCTCGCCGTCAGGGCGGGCAACAACGGCGTCGCCGAAATCCTCATCAACCACAAGGACACGGACGTCAATCTGCCCGACGACGAGGGCGACACGCCCTTGCTGGTGGCAGCTGGCCACCAGGGCGCCGTGGAGGTTTCTCGCCGCCTGCTGCAGCACCCACGGGTGGGCGTCAATCTGCGGGACCCGCATGGCAGCACCGCCCTCATCCTGGCCGCCAAGAACGGCCACCTGGAGTGCGCCAAGCTGCTGATGGAGCACCCGCTGGTCGACGTCAACCTGCGCGACGGCGAGGAGAAGACGGCGCTCATCTACGCGAGCATGCTGGGCCGCGAGGGCGTGGTGCGCCTGCTCTTCTCGCACCCCGACGTGGACCCGAACCTGACATGCCGCGAGAACGGCTACTCGTCGCTGCTGCTGGCGGCGCGCCACGACCACCCGCGCATCGTGGAGATGCTGTGCGCCCGCAAGAACGTGCAGGTCAACAAGCCGGACGACTTCCGCACGAGCGCGCTCATGCACGCCGTCCGCCGCCACTCGCGCCCGGCCGTCGAAGCGCTGCTCGACCGACCCGACATCGACATTAACCTCACCGACGCCGAGGGGAAGACGCCGCTCATCCGTGCCCTCGCGGACGGACACTACGACCTGGCGATGCTCCTGCTGGCCAGGACGGACGTCGACGTCAACGCGCACACGCTCGAGAACAAGACGGCGCTCATGTACGCCGCCATGTTCCCGGAGGGGATGCCGGCGCTGCGCCTCATGCTGGCCAACGCCGCCGTCGAG CTGAATGCCACCGACGAGCGATCTTGCACCGCCCTCCTGCACGCTTGCAAGTCTGGCAACGTGGACGCCGCCCTGGCCCTGGTGGAGACGAGCGGCGTCGACCTGGAGCTGCGAGACGACCAGGGCATGACGCCGCTCATGTGGACCGCCATGCTGGGCTTCCGTGTCATCGTCCTCGCGTTGTTGCAG gtCAAGTCCCTGGAGGTGAACGCCCTTACCCCCGACGGCCTGTCCGCCCTTGGCCTGGCGTGCGAGGCCGGCCAAGTGGACGTGGTGCAGCAGCTCGCGTCCCACCCCGCCGTCGACGTCAACGCCACCAACTCCGGCCGGACGCCGCTCGTGGCAGCTCTCGAG CGCGCCCAGCACGAGAGCGTGCGCGTGCTTCTGCAGCACCCCGCCCACTCCCTGTCGCGGGCGGGCGTCCGACCGCCGTACCTCCCGCCGAACCTGAAGACGATGGTCAACCTCTACAGGAACAACAGTCAG GTCCGCCACGCCCTCGTGCTGTGCGCGCCTCCGCCCTCCCTGGTAGTCGATGGCGTCGGGCGGGCTGGCGAAGGGTGCGTCGCAGGAGGAGGCGAAGTCGCGTCCGTGCTCCTGTCTCTTCCTAGGCCGTTCCAG GTCATCCAACACGTGTTACGACGAGCGACACCCCAGTCTCTCTCGACACAAGTACAGGACTTTGCTTCTAAGATCGATGCCAATGCTCAAGGTGCAGCTGTACTCTACGTGAGCGGAGAG ATCCTGATCACGCCCGCAGGCCCCGCCCTcagcctccccgccccctccgcccacgccacgcccaccaacgtcctcctctcctccctcattcacgcCCTCGCCCCCGCGCCCACGCTCATCTTCCTCCTGGACGCCGTGGGTGTGAAATTCGCCGAGGATCTGCCTTCAGATGGGCGGTCGGGCGGCGCTGGCCACGCCCTCGCTCTGCCGCCCCTCGCGCACCCCAAGATGGCGGCGCTGGCGGGCGTGTCCACAGGCAAGAAGCAG gtGATAGGGTCGCGGTGCACGGCCTTCAGCGCCGGCTGCGCGAGGGAAATCATCCACGGCGTCACCCTCCCTCAGCTGCACGAGCGCGTCAATCTCTTCCTCGGGCAGGAACGTCGAGAGGAAAACCCTTCGTCCTCGCCGAGATCGAGAGCCGTTTTCGTGTCGAACATGACGTACGAGTGGCTTTTCTAG
- the LOC125038749 gene encoding origin recognition complex subunit 5-like, which produces MEDIIAQVQQEILCRERQINFLARILGEDDSPLPSSLFLYGHSGTGKTLVTTTLLNKLDIVTSHVNCVEFYTSRVMYETILNQLSGTVPNINNNFASYASCDNLGDFTRHVREIAKERGDPRMAIVLERSERLRDCDANILPVLCRLQELTQDVNIVVILCSTLPVEKFRASTGFMEPIAFHFPQYTKDELVRILVTRRVSEYSEEFYTNYVNLALSVFYHATKSLPELKHLVQLNFKAYCEPIEKGEATETDIKKLWRNIEPHLKKAMSSVYLREVSSSQFERMQSLVSESTTSGDLPQLQPQMKLTGTTKIELPFYSKFLLIAAYLASYNPARTDRRFFMKHHGKQRKTQAMIKAKERSSNQLVGPKPFPLERLMAIFYSIIEDKVSPTANIFSQISTLVTLRLVTQIGGEDQLDAPKYKCAVPLDFIRGIARTVGFDIVRYLYDYA; this is translated from the exons ATGGAGGACATCATAGCTCAGGTGCAGCAGGAAATCCTATGCAGGGAAAGGCAAATAAACTTTTTAGCCCGCATACTGGGAGAG GATGACAGTCCCCTCCCCAGCAGCCTGTTCCTCTACGGTCACAGTGGAACAGGAAAAACACTTGTGACGACAACCCTACTCAATAAGCTAGACATTGTCACTAGTCATGTAAACTGCGTTGAATTCTACACCTCTAGGGTCATGTATGAGACCATTCTTAATCAGCTGAGTG gCACGGTTcccaacattaacaacaacttCGCGTCCTATGCCTCCTGTGACAACCTGGGGGATTTCACAAGACACGTCCGGGAaattgcgaaagagagaggagacccgCGAATGGCTATT GTGTTAGAACGCAGCGAGCGCCTGAGAGACTGCGATGCCAACATCCTCCCAGTGCTGTGTCGATTGCAGGAACTAACTCAGGATGTCAATATTGTTGTCATCCTGTGTTCAACTCTCCCTGTGGAGAAGTTCCGTGCTTCAACTGGATTTATGGAGCCGATTGCCTTTCATTTTCCTCAGTATACAAAAG ATGAATTGGTCAGAATCCTGGTGACACGTAGAGTGTCAGAATATTCCGAAGAATTCTACACCAATTACGTCAACCTGGCATTGAGTGTCTTTTACCATGCTACAAAAAGCCTGCCTGAGCTGAAGCATTTG GTCCAGTTGAACTTCAAAGCTTATTGTGAGCCCATAGAAAAAGGAGAGGCCACAGAGACGGACATCAAGAAACTGTGGAGGAACATTGAGCCTCACCTGAAGAAGGCCATGTCGTCGGTTTACCTGAGAGAAGTGTCCAG CTCCCAGTTTGAGAGAATGCAGTCACTGGTGTCTGAATCCACAACCTCAGGGGATCTTCCGCAGCTTCAGCCACAAATGAAGTTGACGGGGACAACCAAG ATTGAACTTCCCTTCTACTCCAAGTTCCTTCTGATTGCCGCCTACCTGGCCTCGTACAACCCTGCTCGCACAGATCGCAGGTTCTTCATGAAGCACCATGGCAAGCAGAGAAAGACGCAGGCTATGATCAAG GCCAAGGAGCGCTCCAGCAACCAGCTCGTGGGTCCCAAGCCCTTCCCCCTAGAGAGGCTGATGGCCATTTTCTACTCCATCATCGAGGACAAAGTCAGCCCAACTGCGAACATCTTCTCACAG ATCTCGACACTAGTAACCCTAAGGCTGGTGACGCAGATTGGAGGGGAGGACCAGCTAGATGCACCCAAGTATAAGTGTGCTGTACCCCTTGACTTCATTAGAGGCATTGCAAG AACTGTTGGCTTTGACATTGTGCGCTACCTCTATGACTATGCCTAA
- the LOC125038739 gene encoding helicase SKI2W-like, with protein sequence MGSLAWLPGGLPPVLPTLKEQIEEYLLMPEELPIHAPIHSRRWFPRTPNPRRLFSLTLFPVTSCLEVERDPATGHITGVHEVSNYDAGATAKNSMSMRRAPGPPEEMVRGSSTNLPFWPGGFSEPTLDKESTEAEHVLDLTNLMTKHPRLSRGITFEEPEPPPQEEAKEPEEEKKSTDLVVSISDMLMVDESVLKIFDVKEEQTKKPATLTLEGLNEEDSNLVETFKIEPAPKKEEFVLNISETPVEVELSGPSTEWAEKVDVHAPVDDFHTRVPNPACTYPFELDIFQKQAILHLENRESVFVAAHTSAGKTVVAEYAIALTLKHMTRAIYTSPIKALSNQKYRDLKIKFEDVGLLTGDIQINPKASCLIMTTEILQSMLYNGSDLIRDLEWVIFDEVHYINNAERGHVWEEVLIMLPERVSIVLLSATVPNTIEFADWIGRIKKRKIYVISTTKRPVPLEHFLYTGMGGKSKDERFLLIDAQGKFVTKGYNNAVTAKNEKKSKMQQQQGPKHTRQHMGEKQEKNMWIGLIDHLSKRELLPIVAFTLSKKRCDSNASQLLSQDLTTSAEKGEIHTFIKRCTERLQGADRELPQVVYMQELLTKGIGVHHSGILPILKEVVEMLFAKGLVKLLFATETFAMGVNMPARCVVFDSIRKHDGTGFRDLLPSEYIQMAGRAGRRGLDTTGTVIVLCKNDVPEMGDLHRMMLGKPTKLESQFKLTYSMILNILRVERISVEDMMKRSFSEAITYKNQSQYQAELELYTEQLKQEPDFNCMMCKSIEQYYAAAKEFVEQRANVFNLIHGFPGVVKAVAPGRILLICYEQYQSYLACVLKIDAKDKTKMTVFVLKEKTRHNYSKHELMAKEALSASEAMFDPLEEPSEHGFLEITFKHIAALTDRVVKIDGDKVIDNIKKRQIPRFKDDPPSQSVMELLKEMQRLNESGGENLACLDLLNDLGIREIAAVSNIHRMNILRKKAVEMPCLDCTQFREHFNMMYKKLHLREEIGRLKFLMSEEALQLHPEYQMRIQVLKTLGYIEENNTVTLKGRVACEMGNHELMITELVLENVFAESPVEIISGLLSSLVFQDRNNSDAELTPELLKGVQQFKGVAKRIGEVQKECGLKEAVGDYVDQFNFGLTEVVYQWAKGMAFKKIMELTDVQEGITVKCIQRLNEVLKDVRNAARIIGDPSLMQKMEEASTAIKRDIVFTPSLYTQ encoded by the coding sequence ATGGGGAGCCTGGCATGGCTGCCTGGGGGCTTGCCTCCTGTCCTGCCCACTCTCAAGGAGCAGATTGAAGAGTACCTCTTGATGCCAGAGGAGCTGCCCATCCATGCCCCCATCCACTCTCGGCGATGGTTCCCCCGAACGCCAAACCCCAGGCGCCTCTTCAGTCTCACACTCTTTCCTGTAACTTCGTGCCTTGAGGTGGAACGTGACCCTGCCACCGGCCATATTACAGGAGTACACGAAGTGTCTAACTACGATGCAGGAGCCACAGCCAAAAACTCCATGTCAATGCGGCGTGCTCCAGGACCTCCAGAAGAGATGGTGAGGGGGTCGTCGACCAATCTGCCTTTCTGGCCCGGAGGGTTCTCAGAGCCCACACTGGACAAGGAGTCCACAGAAGCAGAACACGTGCTGGACCTGACCAACCTGATGACCAAACACCCCAGGCTGTCACGAGGCATCACCTTCGAGGAGCCAGAGCCCCCACCCCAGGAGGAGGCCAAGGAacctgaggaggagaagaagagcacTGACCTGGTGGTCAGCATCTCAGACATGCTGATGGTGGATGAGAGTGTGCTCAAAATCTTTGATGTGAAGGAGGAGCAGACCAAGAAGCCAGCCACACTCACCCTGGAGGGCCTGAACGAAGAGGACTCCAACCTGGTTGAAACCTTTAAGATAGAACCGGCTCCCAAGAAGGAGGAGTTTGTCTTGAACATTAGTGAAACCCCTGTGGAAGTGGAGCTCTCTGGGCCCAGTACTGAATGGGCTGAGAAGGTCGATGTTCACGCCCCTGTGGATGATTTTCATACGCGTGTACCTAATCCTGCCTGCACTTATCCCTTCGAGCTTGATATATTTCAGAAGCAAGCAATTTTGCATCTGGAAAATCGAGAGAGTGTCTTCGTTGCTGCTCACACTTCAGCGGGTAAAACCGTAGTGGCTGAGTATGCCATTGCACTCACTCTTAAACATATGACTAGGGCCATATATACCTCACCAATTAAAGCCTTATCAAATCAGAAATACAGAGACCTGAAAATAAAGTTTGAAGATGTAGGTTTGTTAACGGGTGATATTCAGATTAATCCTAAGGCATCCTGTTTGATTATGACAACTGAAATCTTGCAGTCTATGCTGTATAATGGTAGTGATTTAATTCGTGATTTGGAGTGGGTTATTTTCGATGAGGTTCACTACATCAACAATGCAGAGAGAGGGCATGTATGGGAAGAAGTTCTGATTATGCTTCCTGAGAGAGTGAGCATTGTATTGCTCTCAGCTACTGTTCCCAACACCATTGAATTTGCTGATTGGATTGGCAGAATTAAGAAGAGGAAGATCTACGTGATTAGCACCACAAAACGGCCTGTGCCGCTGGAGCACTTCCTCTACACTGGAATGGGTGGAAAGAGTAAGGATGAACGCTTCCTCTTGATAGATGCCCAAGGAAAGTTTGTGACTAAGGGCTACAATAATGCAGTTACcgcaaagaatgagaaaaagagtaagatgcAGCAGCAGCAGGGTCCCAAGCACACGAGGCAGCATATGggtgagaagcaggagaagaacaTGTGGATTGGCCTCATTGACCATCTCAGCAAGCGAGAACTCCTGCCCATTGTGGCGTTCACACTTTCCAAGAAGAGGTGTGACAGCAATGCCAGTCAGCTGCTCAGTCAGGACCTGACCACCAGTGCTGAGAAGGGAGAGATCCATACCTTTATCAAGAGGTGCACAGAGAGGCTGCAGGGAGCAGATCGAGAGCTACCACAGGTTGTCTACATGCAGGAACTTCTCACCAAGGGCATTGGGGTTCATCACAGTGGAATTTTGCCCATTTTGAAAGAAGTTGTGGAGATGCTGTTTGCCAAGGGTCTAGTGAAGCTGCTGTTTGCCACAGAGACCTTTGCTATGGGAGTCAACATGCCTGCGAGGTGCGTTGTGTTCGACTCCATCCGTAAGCATGATGGAACAGGCTTCAGAGACTTACTCCCTAGTGAATACATTCAAATGGCTGGTCGTGCTGGTCGCAGAGGTCTTGACACAACAGGGACTGTGATTGTTCTGTGCAAGAATGATGTGCCGGAAATGGGTGACCTTCACCGCATGATGTTAGGCAAACCCACCAAATTGGAATCACAGTTTAAGCTCACTTACTCAATGATCCTCAACATTTTACGTGTGGAAAGAATTAGTGTTGAAGACATGATGAAGAGATCGTTCTCAGAAGCCATCACTTACAAAAATCAAAGTCAGTATCAGGCTGAGCTTGAACTATATACTGAACAGCTGAAGCAAGAACCTGACTTTAACTGTATGATGTGTAAGAGCATTGAACAATATTATGCAGCTGCCAAAGAGTTTGTGGAGCAGCGCGCAAATGTTTTCAACCTGATTCATGGTTTTCCAGGTGTTGTTAAGGCAGTGGCACCAGGAAGAATTTTACTCATATGTTATGAACAATATCAGTCTTACCTTGCTTGCGTTCTGAAAATTGATGCAAAAGACAAGACCAAGATGACTGTGTTTGTGTTGAAGGAAAAGACCAGGCATAATTACTCAAAGCATGAACTCATGGCAAAGGAGGCTCTGAGTGCCTCAGAAGCAATGTTTGACCCCTTGGAGGAACCCTCAGAGCATGGCTTTTTGGAAATTACCTTCAAGCATATTGCTGCGTTAACAGACCGGGTTGTGAAGATAGATGGGGATAAAGTTATCGACAATATTAAGAAACGGCAGATCCCACGATTCAAGGATGACCCTCCATCACAGTCTGTCATGGAGCTGCTCAAGGAGATGCAGAGGTTGAATGAGTCAGGAGGTGAGAATCTGGCATGTCTGGACCTACTGAATGACCTAGGAATCAGGGAAATAGCAGCCGTTAGTAATATTCACAGAATGAACATCTTAAGGAAGAAGGCCGTAGAGATGCCTTGCTTGGACTGCACACAGTTCAGGGAGCACTTCAACATGATGTACAAGAAGTTACATCTGCGGGAGGAAATTGGACGGCTGAAGTTCCTAATGTCTGAAGAGGCTTTGCAGTTGCATCCAGAGTACCAAATGAGGATCCAGGTGCTCAAGACACTAGGCTACATTGAGGAGAACAACACAGTCACTCTCAAGGGTCGCGTGGCTTGTGAGATGGGCAACCATGAACTCATGATCACTGAGCTGGTGCTGGAGAACGTGTTTGCTGAGAGCCCAGTGGAGATCATCTCTGGCCTTCTGTCAAGCTTGGTCTTCCAGGACAGGAATAATAGTGACGCTGAGCTCACACCAGAGCTTCTGAAGGGCGTCCAGCAATTCAAGGGTGTGGCCAAACGCATTGGTGAGGTGCAGAAGGAGTGTGGGCTGAAGGAGGCTGTGGGCGACTATGTTGACCAGTTCAACTTTGGTCTCACAGAGGTGGTCTACCAGTGGGCCAAGGGCATGGCATTCAAGAAGATCATGGAGCTTACGGATGTCCAAGAGGGAATCACGGTCAAGTGCATTCAGCGCCTGAACGAGGTTCTGAAGGATGTGCGAAATGCGGCCAGGATCATTGGTGACCCAAGTCTCATGCAGAAAATGGAAGAAGCGTCAACAGCCATCAAGAGGGACATTGTCTTCACCCCCAGTCTGTATacacaataa
- the LOC125043801 gene encoding dysbindin protein homolog, whose protein sequence is MFESLKKNIQSVQDGITAGLQRLSVGEKSATTPTESSVNLAAGEDLLQMYQTQWATMHHMAEQNAKLAQDIDTAITTLTHECENQHGQMAEIHSLLAHLPNIMAQLHSMLATIGSLRGLFEEVEGGLLALEDLEEDLALQEKTLDLRLSLALSREKHNHRLNALRTELSVTHQAKMVALEQHQETQRKEREQVFSEQFTEDLKNYKERGIVTSMFIGLAGESQALVLEFL, encoded by the exons ATGTTCGAATCACTGAAAAAAAACATCCAGTCTGTCCAGGATGGCATTACCGCAGG ACTTCAAAGACTGTCGGTGGGGGAGAAATCAGCTACAACCCCCACAGAGTCCAGCGTCAACTTGGCCGCCGGCGAAGACCTCCTGCAGATGTACCAGACGCAGTGGGCGACCATGCACCACATGGCTGAACAGAATGCTAAGCTGGCACAG GATATTGACACAGCGATAACAACCCTGACACATGAGTGTGAGAACCAGCACGGCCAAATGGCAGAAATCCATTCCCTCTTGGCACATTTGCCAAATATCATGGCCCAACTACACTCAATGCTGGCCACTATTG GATCTCTGAGGGGACTCtttgaggaagtggaaggaggtctTCTGGCCCTCGAAGACCTGGAGGAGGACCTTGCACTGCAGGAGAAGACCCTCGACCTCCGCCTGAGTCTGGCGCTGTCGAGGGAGAAGCACAACCATCGGCTCAACGCACTCAGAA ctGAGCTGTCAGTGACGCACCAGGCCAAGATGGTGGCCCTGGAGCAGCACCAGGAGACGCAGCGCAAAGAGCGGGAGCAGGTCTTCTCCGAGCAGTTCACTGAGGACCTCAAGAACTACAAGGAGCGCGGCATTGTGACCAGTATGTTTATAGGGCTGGCGGGAGAATCACAGGCCCTTGTGTTGGAGTTTCTTTAG